A section of the candidate division TA06 bacterium genome encodes:
- the mutM gene encoding bifunctional DNA-formamidopyrimidine glycosylase/DNA-(apurinic or apyrimidinic site) lyase, translating to MPELPEVETVRRDLNRLLPERIIGQTDGPFPGSVKGIGFKKFADFIQGSKIVKVNRRAKYLLIAMDSGLTLVIHLKMTGVLQHQQKDDPLPRSARIIFYFKDSTRLVFSDQRKFGSIKLTGDPDELPEIKKLGPEPLDGKFTPVVLKKRLAGRRGPVKTVLLDQTVLAGLGNIYVLEALHRAGIAPQRSAALLKDAQIKKLHSAIVRTLKEAIAARGSSVDTYRDGQGKSGWFQVKHRVYDKEGLKCKKCGHTIVKEMFRGRGTYWCPKCQR from the coding sequence ATGCCGGAACTGCCTGAAGTAGAAACTGTCAGAAGAGATCTGAACCGCCTGTTGCCCGAACGGATAATTGGCCAGACTGACGGGCCGTTTCCCGGGTCGGTCAAAGGAATCGGTTTTAAGAAATTTGCTGATTTTATTCAAGGGTCAAAAATTGTTAAAGTAAACCGGCGGGCCAAATACCTTTTGATAGCAATGGACTCGGGCCTGACCCTGGTCATCCATCTTAAAATGACCGGGGTGCTGCAGCACCAGCAAAAAGATGATCCTTTGCCCAGATCGGCCAGGATCATCTTTTATTTTAAAGACAGCACCAGGCTGGTGTTCTCCGATCAGCGCAAATTCGGTTCCATTAAGCTGACCGGTGACCCAGACGAACTGCCGGAGATCAAGAAACTGGGGCCGGAGCCTTTGGACGGGAAATTCACTCCAGTGGTTTTAAAGAAAAGGCTGGCCGGCCGCAGGGGGCCGGTCAAGACGGTGCTGCTGGACCAGACGGTGCTGGCCGGGCTGGGGAACATCTACGTGCTGGAAGCATTGCACCGGGCGGGGATCGCTCCCCAGCGCTCGGCCGCCCTGCTTAAAGATGCGCAGATAAAAAAACTGCACTCCGCCATAGTCAGGACACTGAAGGAAGCCATCGCCGCCCGGGGCAGCTCGGTGGACACCTACCGGGACGGCCAGGGAAAAAGCGGATGGTTCCAGGTAAAGCACAGGGTCTATGACAAGGAAGGCTTAAAATGCAAGAAGTGCGGGCATACCATAGTCAAGGAGATGTTCCGGGGCCGGGGAACGTATTGGTGTCCGAAGTGCCAACGATAG
- a CDS encoding metallophosphoesterase, whose translation MKIGLISDTHDDLKSCYKACEAFKTDGVKTVLHAGDMISPFMVPVFEQAKLKLIAVFGNNDGDRVYLSQKFQEAGFELHPGPYEFDLGSRRICMMHEPYCLESLVKSGNFDLVVYGHTHKLDIREEGTLVINPGEGCGYLSGKPTCAVVDLSDMSGRIIDL comes from the coding sequence ATGAAAATTGGATTGATCTCAGACACCCACGACGACCTCAAGTCCTGTTACAAGGCCTGCGAGGCCTTCAAGACGGACGGCGTCAAGACCGTGCTGCACGCCGGGGACATGATCTCACCGTTCATGGTGCCGGTGTTCGAACAGGCCAAGCTCAAACTGATCGCAGTTTTCGGCAATAACGACGGCGACAGGGTCTACCTCTCCCAGAAATTCCAGGAGGCCGGGTTTGAACTGCACCCCGGGCCATACGAGTTCGACCTGGGCTCCCGGCGGATCTGCATGATGCACGAGCCCTACTGCCTGGAGAGCCTGGTCAAGTCCGGCAATTTTGACCTGGTGGTCTACGGTCACACCCACAAGCTGGACATCAGGGAAGAGGGGACGCTGGTGATCAACCCCGGCGAGGGCTGCGGGTATCTTTCAGGAAAACCCACCTGCGCGGTGGTGGACCTCTCGGACATGAGCGGCCGGATAATAGATCTCTAA
- the larE gene encoding ATP-dependent sacrificial sulfur transferase LarE: protein MPQRLRDAEPDKDLNGKKNKLTALLRSYGSALIAYSGGVDSTLLAVLAREALGDNCLAVTAVSPIHNTEEVETAKALARNFGIKHLVIRSRELNDPAFKSNPVSRCYHCKKMLFEQIRALAKRRGINTVIDGSNADDLKAYRPGLKALKELKIKSPLAEAGFTKNEIRQMAKQKGIPTWNAPANSCLATRIPYGTAITPKILKQIERAEQALHQLGFSQCRVRHHGELARLEILPSEFDKVLKSKDKIIGSLRRAGFKFIALDLAGYQSGCFDSQTNDGKNGKR from the coding sequence ATGCCACAGAGACTCAGAGACGCAGAGCCGGATAAAGATTTAAACGGCAAAAAAAATAAACTGACAGCATTGCTCAGAAGCTACGGCAGTGCCCTGATCGCTTATTCCGGCGGGGTGGATAGCACTTTGCTGGCGGTGCTGGCCCGGGAAGCGCTGGGAGACAATTGTCTGGCCGTCACGGCCGTATCGCCGATACACAACACAGAAGAAGTTGAAACAGCCAAGGCCCTGGCCCGCAATTTCGGAATAAAACACTTGGTCATAAGATCACGGGAACTCAATGACCCGGCCTTTAAATCCAACCCAGTTTCGCGCTGTTATCACTGCAAGAAAATGCTGTTTGAACAGATCAGGGCCCTGGCGAAACGCCGGGGGATCAACACTGTCATTGACGGCAGCAACGCCGATGACCTTAAAGCCTACCGCCCCGGCCTGAAAGCGCTGAAGGAGTTGAAGATAAAAAGCCCGCTGGCCGAAGCCGGTTTTACCAAGAACGAGATCCGGCAGATGGCAAAGCAGAAGGGAATTCCAACCTGGAACGCTCCGGCCAATTCCTGCCTGGCCACCAGGATCCCCTACGGGACGGCCATCACCCCCAAAATACTGAAACAGATCGAGAGAGCGGAGCAGGCCCTGCACCAGTTGGGGTTCAGCCAGTGCCGGGTAAGGCATCACGGGGAACTGGCCCGGCTGGAGATTCTTCCATCTGAATTTGACAAAGTACTTAAGTCTAAAGACAAGATAATTGGTTCCCTGCGCAGGGCCGGATTCAAATTCATCGCCCTTGATCTGGCCGGATATCAATCCGGTTGTTTTGATTCTCAAACGAATGACGGGAAAAATGGAAAAAGATAA
- the larB gene encoding nickel pincer cofactor biosynthesis protein LarB, with protein sequence MEKDKLKKIIKDIRAGKLTEDRALEALRHLPFRDLGFASIDNHRQLRRGAPEVIFCQGKTPLQAAKIFKAMAGSGLVMATRATQDHYKAVKKMAPGAVYHPVARIISNRKPAVSKSAEYIAVVTAGTSDIPAAEEAAVTAELLGSKVVRLWDVGVAGIHRLLDKREILQKAQTVVAVAGMEGALPSVVSGLVACPVIAVPTSVGYGASFGGITALLAMLNSCSPGVAVVNIDNGFGAGYLAWMISKGKS encoded by the coding sequence ATGGAAAAAGATAAACTGAAGAAAATAATAAAGGACATCCGGGCCGGGAAGCTGACGGAAGACAGGGCCCTGGAAGCCTTGCGGCATCTGCCTTTCCGGGACCTGGGTTTTGCCAGCATAGACAACCACCGGCAGCTGCGCCGGGGGGCGCCGGAAGTGATCTTCTGCCAGGGGAAAACCCCCTTACAGGCGGCCAAAATATTCAAGGCCATGGCGGGAAGCGGGCTGGTGATGGCCACCCGGGCAACGCAGGACCATTATAAGGCGGTTAAAAAGATGGCACCCGGCGCGGTTTATCATCCCGTGGCCAGGATCATCAGCAACCGCAAGCCTGCCGTTTCCAAAAGCGCTGAATACATCGCGGTGGTAACGGCCGGGACCTCGGACATCCCGGCGGCCGAAGAGGCGGCCGTTACTGCGGAATTGCTGGGCTCCAAAGTCGTCCGTTTATGGGACGTGGGCGTGGCCGGTATCCACAGGCTTTTGGACAAGCGGGAAATATTGCAGAAAGCCCAAACCGTAGTGGCCGTGGCCGGGATGGAAGGGGCTTTGCCCAGCGTGGTCAGCGGCCTGGTGGCCTGCCCGGTGATAGCCGTGCCCACCAGCGTGGGCTACGGGGCCAGCTTTGGCGGGATCACCGCGCTTTTGGCCATGCTCAACAGCTGCTCGCCCGGAGTGGCAGTGGTCAACATAGACAACGGGTTCGGGGCAGGTTACCTGGCCTGGATGATCTCCAAGGGAAAGAGCTGA
- the larC gene encoding nickel pincer cofactor biosynthesis protein LarC, with product MNTIYFDCPTGASGNMILAGLIDAGAGWKKIENSLKRLPVKGWKVELTKVTRQGLSGLHLEVIQGPQPCRHIKDIEGIIKKAGLSGFVTENSIAIFTKLAEAEAKVHRTSIDKIHFHEVGAVDAIIDIVGSCLALEDLGANKIYCSALNVGHGQVKCQHGILPVPAPATAQLLKTAAVYQNELAGELVTPTGAAIITHFAESFGPMPPMTLKSVGSGAGTRELAQPNLLRVMAGDSLPGRRCPHNIVLLETNIDDLNPQIYQHLMEDLFSQGALDVYYTPIQMKKNRPAVMLSVLTNPEYEAQMLDTIFAETTTLGIRRREMERYTLPRQVIKVKTAHGVVSGKKATMYDGSHKFIPEYEECKQIAQKSGQPLMKIIELARAQFIKDQKK from the coding sequence ATGAATACGATCTACTTTGACTGCCCCACCGGGGCCTCGGGCAACATGATCCTGGCCGGACTGATAGACGCCGGAGCCGGTTGGAAGAAAATAGAAAACTCATTGAAACGCCTGCCGGTCAAGGGCTGGAAGGTGGAACTGACCAAGGTGACCCGCCAGGGCTTAAGCGGATTGCACCTGGAAGTTATCCAGGGGCCGCAGCCCTGCCGCCATATAAAGGACATAGAGGGCATCATCAAAAAGGCCGGGCTGTCAGGCTTTGTCACGGAGAATTCCATCGCCATATTCACCAAACTGGCCGAAGCCGAGGCCAAGGTCCACCGTACTTCCATCGACAAGATACACTTTCACGAAGTGGGGGCGGTGGACGCCATCATAGACATCGTGGGCAGCTGCCTGGCGCTGGAAGACCTGGGGGCCAATAAAATATACTGCTCGGCCTTGAACGTGGGGCACGGCCAGGTCAAGTGCCAGCACGGCATTCTGCCTGTGCCGGCCCCGGCCACCGCCCAATTGCTGAAGACAGCGGCGGTCTATCAGAACGAACTAGCCGGCGAGCTGGTGACCCCCACCGGGGCGGCCATCATCACCCATTTTGCCGAAAGTTTCGGGCCGATGCCCCCAATGACCTTAAAATCTGTCGGAAGCGGAGCGGGCACCAGGGAACTGGCCCAGCCTAATCTTTTAAGGGTGATGGCGGGTGATTCATTGCCCGGCCGTAGATGCCCACACAACATCGTGCTGTTGGAAACCAACATCGACGACCTGAACCCCCAGATATACCAGCATTTGATGGAAGATCTTTTCAGTCAGGGCGCGCTGGACGTATATTATACGCCCATCCAAATGAAGAAGAACCGCCCGGCGGTGATGCTGTCGGTGCTGACCAACCCGGAGTACGAGGCCCAGATGCTGGACACGATCTTTGCCGAGACCACCACCCTGGGCATCCGCCGCCGGGAGATGGAGAGATACACCCTGCCCCGGCAGGTTATAAAAGTAAAGACCGCCCATGGAGTTGTCTCCGGCAAAAAGGCTACTATGTACGACGGGTCACATAAGTTCATCCCGGAATACGAGGAATGCAAACAGATCGCCCAAAAAAGCGGCCAGCCCCTGATGAAGATAATTGAACTGGCCCGGGCGCAATTCATAAAGGACCAAAAGAAATAA
- a CDS encoding YitT family protein — MDITLKRLGLKPKLSKVIWDFFMITVGCALMALSYDLFLVPHKIAPGGAAGISTILHYLFKLPVGVVIFAVNIPLFIWGMLEFGKKFGFRTIYAVFVTSFLTDFLQAVFHFKAATQNAILAAVYGAILLGIGLGLAFRHQATTGGSDIVAQIISKYSNATPGIGIIMVDFFIIVLAGLTFRSVDLALYGLITLYISSRILDVILEGWSYNKAAYIISDQHQLIRGEVVLEMNRGGTMWVGKGFYKGTERTILFCVVSRRELVQLKEIVSLLDPKAFMVVTDVKEVLGHGFTSWSKVAEN, encoded by the coding sequence ATGGACATCACGCTAAAAAGACTGGGCTTAAAGCCCAAATTGTCAAAGGTCATCTGGGATTTTTTCATGATCACGGTGGGCTGCGCTCTGATGGCCCTTTCCTACGACCTGTTCCTGGTCCCCCATAAGATCGCCCCGGGCGGGGCGGCCGGGATCAGCACCATCCTGCATTATCTGTTCAAACTGCCGGTGGGGGTGGTGATCTTTGCCGTCAACATCCCGCTGTTCATCTGGGGGATGCTGGAGTTCGGCAAGAAGTTCGGGTTCCGCACCATCTATGCGGTGTTCGTCACTTCCTTTCTGACCGACTTTTTGCAAGCTGTGTTCCATTTTAAGGCGGCCACCCAGAACGCCATCCTGGCGGCGGTCTACGGGGCCATACTGCTGGGCATAGGGCTGGGGCTGGCCTTTAGGCACCAGGCCACCACCGGCGGCTCGGACATAGTGGCCCAGATCATTTCCAAGTATTCCAACGCCACCCCGGGCATCGGCATCATCATGGTGGACTTCTTCATCATAGTGCTGGCCGGGCTGACCTTCCGCAGCGTGGACCTGGCCCTGTACGGCCTGATCACCCTGTACATCTCCAGCCGGATACTGGACGTGATACTTGAGGGCTGGTCGTACAACAAGGCGGCCTACATCATCTCCGACCAGCACCAGCTGATCCGGGGCGAGGTGGTGCTGGAGATGAACCGGGGCGGCACCATGTGGGTGGGCAAGGGATTTTACAAGGGCACCGAGCGCACCATCCTGTTCTGCGTGGTCAGCCGGAGGGAGCTGGTGCAGTTGAAGGAGATCGTAAGCCTGCTGGATCCCAAGGCCTTTATGGTGGTGACAGATGTCAAGGAGGTGCTGGGGCATGGGTTTACCTCTTGGAGCAAGGTAGCTGAAAACTAA
- the trpS gene encoding tryptophan--tRNA ligase, with protein MKRILTGDRPTGPLHIGHYFGSLVERVRLQDQYETYVLIADVQALTDNFDDPQKVHDNIIEVTLDYLAAGIDPNKSTIVIQSKLPAIADLTIFFMNLVTVARVGRNPTVKEEIKQKGFGESLPFGFFAYPVSQAADILAFNADLVPVGDDQLPMIEMTREIARDFNRIYGPVFVEPEAKTGSFGRIKGLDGNSKMSKSLNNAIDIKDSADDTAKKIMSAYTDPTKARKDDPGHPDGCMVYAYHQIFTPGHAAIKEECLKGGRGCVVCKKELIANMNGYFAPIRQKRLELGNDLGYVRNVLKQGIIKGQEVTGDILEKAKTAMKIDYRDILG; from the coding sequence ATGAAAAGAATATTGACAGGAGACAGGCCTACCGGGCCTTTGCACATAGGACATTATTTTGGTTCACTGGTAGAACGGGTGAGACTGCAGGACCAGTACGAGACCTATGTCCTGATCGCCGACGTTCAGGCGTTGACCGACAACTTTGACGACCCGCAAAAGGTCCACGACAACATCATAGAGGTCACTCTGGACTACCTGGCGGCGGGGATAGACCCCAACAAATCCACCATAGTCATCCAGTCCAAACTGCCGGCCATCGCCGACCTGACCATCTTCTTCATGAACCTGGTGACGGTGGCCCGGGTGGGGCGCAATCCCACGGTCAAGGAGGAGATCAAGCAGAAGGGCTTTGGGGAATCTTTGCCCTTCGGGTTCTTTGCCTACCCCGTCTCCCAGGCGGCCGACATCCTGGCCTTCAACGCCGACCTGGTGCCCGTCGGGGACGACCAGCTGCCGATGATCGAGATGACCCGGGAGATCGCCCGCGACTTCAACCGGATCTACGGGCCGGTGTTCGTGGAGCCGGAGGCCAAGACCGGCAGTTTCGGGCGGATCAAGGGTTTGGACGGGAATTCCAAGATGAGCAAGTCGCTGAACAACGCCATAGACATCAAGGACAGCGCGGATGACACCGCCAAGAAGATCATGAGCGCCTACACCGACCCCACCAAGGCCCGCAAGGACGATCCCGGCCACCCGGACGGCTGCATGGTCTACGCCTATCACCAGATATTCACTCCCGGCCACGCCGCCATCAAGGAAGAGTGTTTGAAGGGCGGGCGGGGCTGCGTGGTCTGCAAAAAGGAGCTGATAGCCAACATGAACGGCTATTTTGCCCCGATCCGCCAGAAGCGTTTGGAACTGGGGAATGACCTGGGTTATGTCAGGAACGTGCTGAAGCAGGGCATCATCAAGGGGCAGGAAGTGACAGGGGACATACTGGAAAAGGCCAAGACTGCCATGAAGATAGATTACCGGGACATACTGGGATGA
- a CDS encoding DUF2185 domain-containing protein codes for MTKWPFNDKPNTAVFTTKDILDFKGHISFVCRDLDDGAWQFLTGKQVDENDAAIVSLQEILEIDPTLIDILDLPIGWKAVRNKNNADWQRSPNN; via the coding sequence ATGACGAAGTGGCCTTTTAATGACAAACCTAATACTGCTGTATTTACAACGAAAGATATTCTTGACTTCAAAGGTCATATATCTTTCGTTTGCCGAGATTTGGATGACGGTGCATGGCAGTTTTTAACAGGGAAACAGGTGGATGAGAATGATGCTGCAATCGTTTCCCTGCAAGAGATATTGGAAATTGATCCGACCCTTATAGATATTCTTGATTTACCCATTGGGTGGAAAGCAGTGAGAAATAAGAACAATGCTGATTGGCAGCGTTCGCCAAACAATTAA
- a CDS encoding TldD/PmbA family protein codes for MKDLAQHALNVAEVAGATYADIRIINEDSERVEVKDGQVGSINRGTSGGFGIRVIANGAWGFASSPKIDKAEIERVARLAVKVAKASALLKVRDLELAPVEKYIDKYVTPHKKNPLEVPLEEKIAMLLKTDEIMRKVKGVNITESQIASWVEDQLFASTIGSVIDQRIVQCGGGYTATAIKDGDVQYRSYPCSHDGQWESNGYEMIEALDFPGHAQQAAEEAVALLSAVQCPSGEKDIILEGSQLSLQIHESVGHPLELDRVFGSEANYAGTSFATTDNLDKLKYGSDIVNITSDPACPMGLGSFGYDDEGVKARKHDLIRSGLLVKYLSSRETAQKIGKISTGAMRADGWGNMPIVRMTCINLEPGTKPLEQIISETEDGIYMATNKSFSIDDRRSNFQFGTEIAWEIKKGKLGQMLKNATYTGFTPQFWNACDAIAGPGDWKIWGTANCGKGEPGQTARTAQGCSPSRFRKIKVGVVPGKK; via the coding sequence TTGAAAGACCTAGCACAACACGCCCTGAACGTGGCCGAGGTGGCCGGGGCCACCTACGCCGACATCCGCATAATCAACGAAGACTCCGAGCGGGTGGAGGTCAAGGACGGCCAGGTGGGCAGCATCAACCGGGGAACCTCCGGGGGCTTTGGCATCCGGGTGATAGCCAACGGGGCCTGGGGCTTTGCCTCCAGCCCCAAAATAGACAAAGCCGAGATCGAGCGGGTGGCCAGGCTGGCCGTCAAGGTGGCCAAGGCCAGCGCCCTGCTTAAGGTCCGTGACCTGGAACTGGCCCCGGTGGAGAAGTACATTGACAAGTACGTCACTCCCCACAAAAAGAATCCGCTGGAAGTGCCTCTGGAGGAGAAGATCGCCATGCTGCTCAAGACCGATGAGATCATGCGGAAGGTGAAGGGCGTCAACATCACCGAATCCCAGATCGCGTCCTGGGTGGAGGACCAGTTGTTCGCCTCCACCATCGGCTCGGTGATAGACCAAAGGATAGTGCAGTGCGGCGGGGGATACACCGCCACCGCCATCAAGGACGGCGACGTGCAATACCGTTCCTATCCCTGCTCCCACGACGGGCAGTGGGAATCCAACGGCTACGAGATGATCGAGGCCCTGGACTTTCCCGGGCACGCTCAACAGGCGGCCGAGGAGGCAGTGGCCCTGCTGTCGGCCGTGCAGTGCCCCTCCGGCGAGAAGGACATCATTTTAGAGGGCTCCCAGCTTTCCCTGCAGATCCACGAATCCGTCGGACATCCCCTGGAGCTGGACCGGGTGTTCGGCAGCGAGGCCAACTATGCCGGGACCAGCTTCGCCACCACCGACAACCTGGATAAGCTTAAGTACGGTTCGGATATCGTCAACATCACCAGCGATCCCGCCTGCCCCATGGGGCTGGGCAGCTTCGGATACGACGACGAGGGCGTCAAGGCCCGGAAGCACGACCTGATCCGGAGCGGTCTGCTGGTCAAATATCTGTCCTCACGCGAGACCGCACAGAAGATCGGCAAGATATCCACCGGGGCCATGCGGGCCGACGGCTGGGGCAACATGCCCATCGTCCGGATGACCTGCATCAACCTGGAACCGGGCACCAAGCCGCTGGAACAGATCATCTCCGAGACCGAGGACGGCATCTACATGGCCACCAACAAGAGCTTCTCCATCGACGACCGGCGCTCCAACTTCCAGTTCGGCACCGAGATCGCCTGGGAGATCAAGAAGGGCAAGCTGGGGCAGATGCTGAAGAACGCCACTTACACCGGTTTTACCCCGCAGTTCTGGAACGCCTGCGACGCCATCGCCGGGCCCGGGGACTGGAAGATCTGGGGCACCGCCAACTGCGGCAAGGGGGAGCCGGGGCAGACCGCCCGGACCGCCCAGGGCTGCTCGCCGTCAAGGTTCCGCAAGATCAAGGTCGGCGTGGTGCCGGGGAAAAAGTAG
- a CDS encoding TldD/PmbA family protein, whose amino-acid sequence MLIDKNQAHDICKRALSFAKEGQAEVILTQTASPLTRIANNTIHQNVETSDISISLRVDLDDRSGRSTTNQFDDESLKNLAKQALLSAKAVTSKQELPSMMGPQQYREIPAFDQSSAFMEPEQRAEMVLKAVKLARQEKVELAGLVNNTLYATAMANSQGLFAYHNMSTLRMEITARSGITAGRFARTARKAGEIDPEQIAAIAIKKCLGGLNAKALEPGEYTVILEPEAVTTPLMFLSYLSFGAQAVQENLSCLSGKLGQKLMGENITITEDAYHPLAVWAEPFDSEGMPKRKVTIIEKGVAKGPVYDLKTAAKDKTETTGHGLPQPNTWGPMPRNLILEGGSSSLEDLIKSTKRGVLVTRFWYNRVVDRKIPIITGMTRDGTFLIEDGKVSCGVKNMRFNQDLVEFFNNVETLGVPESQENMVVPPLKVNNFHFTGLTEA is encoded by the coding sequence ATGTTGATAGATAAAAACCAGGCCCACGACATCTGCAAAAGGGCGTTGTCCTTTGCCAAAGAAGGCCAGGCCGAAGTGATCCTGACCCAGACGGCCAGCCCGCTGACCAGGATCGCCAACAACACCATCCATCAGAACGTGGAGACCTCGGATATCAGTATCTCCCTGCGGGTGGATCTCGATGATCGCTCCGGCCGCTCCACTACTAACCAGTTCGATGATGAATCGCTGAAGAATCTGGCCAAACAGGCATTGCTATCGGCCAAGGCTGTTACCAGCAAACAGGAGCTTCCGTCGATGATGGGACCGCAGCAATACCGTGAGATCCCGGCCTTTGACCAGAGCTCGGCCTTCATGGAGCCGGAGCAGAGGGCGGAGATGGTGCTTAAGGCGGTAAAGCTGGCCCGACAGGAAAAAGTGGAGTTGGCCGGGCTGGTCAACAACACACTTTATGCCACCGCCATGGCCAACAGCCAGGGGTTGTTCGCCTACCATAACATGAGCACCCTGCGGATGGAGATCACCGCCCGTTCCGGCATCACTGCCGGACGGTTTGCCCGGACGGCGCGCAAAGCAGGCGAGATCGACCCGGAGCAGATCGCAGCCATCGCCATCAAAAAGTGCCTGGGCGGGCTCAACGCCAAGGCGCTGGAGCCGGGCGAGTACACCGTCATCTTGGAGCCGGAGGCGGTGACCACTCCGCTGATGTTCCTGTCTTATCTGTCGTTCGGCGCCCAGGCGGTACAGGAGAACCTGAGCTGCCTGTCCGGCAAGCTGGGGCAGAAGCTGATGGGGGAGAACATCACCATAACCGAAGATGCCTATCACCCGCTGGCGGTATGGGCCGAGCCGTTCGATTCCGAGGGCATGCCCAAGCGGAAAGTGACCATCATCGAAAAGGGCGTGGCCAAAGGACCGGTGTACGACCTTAAGACGGCGGCCAAGGATAAAACCGAGACCACTGGCCACGGCCTGCCCCAGCCCAACACCTGGGGCCCGATGCCCAGAAACCTGATCCTGGAGGGCGGTAGCTCTTCCCTGGAGGACCTCATCAAGTCCACCAAGCGCGGGGTGCTGGTGACCAGATTCTGGTACAACCGGGTGGTGGACCGCAAGATCCCCATTATCACCGGGATGACAAGGGACGGCACCTTCCTGATCGAGGACGGCAAAGTGTCCTGTGGGGTCAAGAATATGAGGTTCAACCAGGACTTGGTGGAGTTCTTCAATAACGTGGAGACGCTGGGCGTGCCGGAGAGCCAGGAGAATATGGTGGTTCCGCCGCTTAAGGTCAATAATTTCCATTTTACCGGGCTGACCGAGGCCTAA
- a CDS encoding GNAT family N-acetyltransferase — protein MTKSTKYDAGRIMIRPARPSDKAVVLDFCKHTFGRWGDYMPHVWDEWVKTKGGLFFAATMDDRPVGVGKITIHRPGELWLEGLRVDPKYRGHGIGRIIQDYTWKKAMSLKPRFIRYATGSYNKISQHLGGSKGMKIVAEFDEYVAKLPKAVETYLVPARADECIEYLELFNRDRQAKHWKGLYLDSWSARTFDQQALEGLIKQKRVYGYYDQRGLAGALVILQSKDKKFYNYCRSAALDPKTFKTVLKEGRKLGHLLGAKKTEMHLPKTPWFRSIVKGTGWKKAMPIWMVILEWARKR, from the coding sequence ATGACCAAATCAACAAAATATGACGCAGGACGGATAATGATCCGCCCGGCCCGGCCCTCGGACAAGGCGGTGGTGCTTGACTTCTGCAAGCATACCTTTGGCCGCTGGGGCGACTACATGCCCCATGTCTGGGACGAGTGGGTAAAGACCAAGGGCGGGCTGTTCTTCGCAGCCACGATGGATGACAGGCCGGTCGGCGTGGGCAAGATCACCATCCACCGGCCGGGCGAGCTGTGGCTGGAGGGCTTAAGGGTGGACCCCAAGTACCGGGGGCACGGCATCGGCCGCATCATACAGGACTACACCTGGAAGAAGGCCATGAGCCTGAAACCCCGTTTCATACGATATGCCACCGGCTCCTACAACAAGATCTCCCAGCACTTGGGCGGGTCCAAGGGCATGAAGATCGTGGCTGAGTTCGACGAATACGTGGCAAAATTACCCAAGGCAGTTGAAACTTACCTGGTCCCCGCCCGGGCAGATGAGTGCATAGAATATTTAGAGCTTTTCAACCGCGATCGCCAGGCCAAACATTGGAAAGGATTGTATCTGGACAGCTGGTCAGCCAGGACCTTTGACCAGCAGGCACTGGAAGGCTTGATCAAACAAAAAAGAGTTTACGGGTATTATGACCAACGGGGGCTGGCCGGAGCTTTGGTGATACTGCAGTCCAAGGACAAGAAGTTCTACAACTACTGTCGTTCTGCGGCGCTTGATCCCAAGACATTCAAGACCGTCCTTAAGGAGGGCCGGAAACTGGGGCATCTGCTGGGGGCCAAAAAGACCGAGATGCATCTGCCCAAAACGCCGTGGTTCCGGAGCATCGTCAAGGGAACAGGCTGGAAGAAGGCCATGCCGATATGGATGGTGATACTGGAGTGGGCCAGGAAACGGTAA